A stretch of Microbacterium sp. LWH3-1.2 DNA encodes these proteins:
- a CDS encoding carbohydrate ABC transporter permease has product MHKSATPSTDDRPETDLAQRTGGGGDTPPPPASPRRRRRGIGWSGRLEIAVLVGPALIFFVGFVIFPVIMAAYYGFFNWHGYGPPTEFIGLKNYVTILTDPDFQEALGHNGFIMVMSLVLQGPVALLLALLLNRKMRGQSIIRVLIFVPYVIAEVVVGTGFSLMLATNGALNGLLENLGLDQLTRDWLADPSIAIWTLMAILTWKYVGFAVILFLAGLQGIPEELYEAAAIDGATYWQIQRRITIPLLGPTLRIWAFLSIIGALQLFDLVYIIWGQYVAPVAGTSTMATYMVANGRNAGNFGYGNAVAVVIFLISLVVALVYQRFVLRRDTAGALTERTDG; this is encoded by the coding sequence GGATCTCGCGCAGCGGACCGGGGGCGGCGGCGACACGCCACCGCCCCCGGCATCGCCGCGCCGCCGGCGCCGCGGGATCGGATGGTCGGGCCGCCTGGAGATCGCGGTGCTGGTCGGACCCGCACTGATCTTCTTCGTCGGCTTCGTCATCTTCCCGGTGATCATGGCGGCGTACTACGGCTTCTTCAACTGGCACGGCTACGGCCCGCCGACCGAGTTCATCGGCCTCAAGAACTACGTCACGATCCTCACCGACCCTGACTTCCAAGAGGCGCTGGGCCACAACGGCTTCATCATGGTGATGTCACTCGTGCTGCAGGGGCCCGTCGCGCTGCTGCTGGCGCTCCTGCTCAACCGCAAGATGCGCGGGCAGTCGATCATCCGCGTGCTCATCTTCGTTCCCTACGTGATCGCAGAGGTCGTCGTGGGAACCGGCTTCAGCCTGATGCTCGCCACCAACGGCGCGCTCAACGGGCTGCTGGAGAACCTGGGCCTCGACCAGCTCACACGCGACTGGCTGGCAGATCCCAGCATCGCGATCTGGACGCTCATGGCGATCCTGACCTGGAAGTACGTCGGCTTCGCCGTCATCCTCTTCCTGGCCGGTCTCCAGGGGATCCCGGAGGAGCTCTACGAGGCGGCCGCCATCGACGGGGCCACCTACTGGCAGATCCAGCGGCGGATCACGATCCCGTTGCTCGGCCCGACGCTGCGCATCTGGGCGTTCCTGTCGATCATCGGCGCGCTCCAGCTGTTCGACCTCGTCTACATCATCTGGGGCCAGTACGTGGCACCTGTCGCCGGCACCTCGACGATGGCGACCTACATGGTCGCCAACGGCCGCAACGCGGGCAACTTCGGGTACGGCAACGCCGTCGCCGTCGTCATCTTCCTCATCTCCCTCGTCGTCGCGCTCGTCTACCAGCGCTTCGTCCTGCGCCGCGACACGGCGGGGGCACTCACCGAAAGGACCGACGGATGA
- a CDS encoding carbohydrate ABC transporter permease, producing MTAVPVAIDAVATTPPPAPRRQRMRAGTPAVYFVALVVIALMLGPVIYIILGGFRSNSQITTNPAGLPDPWVFTNYLDVLTQSTFWTLVLNSTIVGVATTVGVIALGLMASYVLARYHFRGRGALYALFAAGLMFPITVAITPLYIVVRDMGLINTLAGVILPQIAFALPTTIIILVPFLRAIPDEIQEAAFIDGCSRLGFFWRMVVPLAVPGVITVGILAFIASWNSYLLPLYLLNDNANFTLPLGVQAFSSQYSVDTAKVLAFTSLSMIPALAFFSLFERRIVGGLTGAVKG from the coding sequence ATGACCGCCGTCCCCGTCGCGATCGACGCTGTCGCGACCACGCCACCGCCCGCGCCGCGGCGCCAGCGCATGCGAGCCGGCACCCCCGCCGTGTACTTCGTCGCGCTCGTCGTGATCGCGCTGATGCTCGGACCGGTGATCTACATCATCCTGGGCGGCTTCCGCTCCAACTCGCAGATCACCACGAACCCGGCGGGCCTGCCCGATCCGTGGGTGTTCACGAACTACCTCGACGTGCTCACGCAGAGCACGTTCTGGACGCTCGTGCTCAACTCGACGATCGTGGGGGTGGCCACCACGGTCGGAGTCATCGCGCTGGGCCTGATGGCCAGCTACGTCCTCGCCCGCTACCACTTCCGCGGGCGCGGGGCACTGTACGCGCTCTTCGCCGCGGGGCTCATGTTCCCGATCACGGTCGCCATCACGCCGCTGTACATCGTGGTGCGCGACATGGGACTGATCAACACATTGGCCGGCGTCATCCTCCCGCAGATCGCCTTCGCCCTGCCGACGACGATCATCATCCTGGTGCCGTTCCTGCGGGCCATCCCCGACGAGATCCAGGAAGCGGCCTTCATCGACGGCTGCAGCAGACTCGGCTTCTTCTGGCGGATGGTGGTCCCGCTCGCGGTGCCCGGGGTGATCACCGTAGGGATCCTCGCGTTCATCGCGAGCTGGAACAGTTACCTGCTGCCGCTGTACCTCCTCAACGACAACGCGAACTTCACGCTCCCCCTGGGCGTGCAGGCCTTCTCGTCGCAGTACTCCGTCGACACCGCGAAGGTGCTCGCCTTCACCTCGCTGTCGATGATCCCCGCGCTGGCGTTCTTCAGCCTGTTCGAGCGACGGATCGTCGGCGGTCTGACGGGAGCGGTCAAGGGATGA